The Aquidulcibacter paucihalophilus genome has a window encoding:
- a CDS encoding TCR/Tet family MFS transporter: MSALSRLRSHRAALAFIFVTAVLDIVAMGIIIPVLPGLIEDFVGSNAQAGIINGVFVALWAGMQFICSPIIGSLSDQYGRRPVILISCAGLALDYVLMAVAPDLWWLALGRIIAGITSSSFTTVYAYMADITAPEKRARAYGLIGAAFSAGFVLGPIFGGFLGEFGPRVPFWFAAALSAVAFFYGLLVLPESLPVEKRMAFGWKRANPVGALILLKRHTELSGLAVVNFLLYFAHHLFSAVFVLYAAYRYSWGPREVGLLLALVGVLDMLVQGVLVGPVVKRLGDRMTMVLGLVGGTVGIAAMGWAPDGLMFILAMLPNALWGLAMPTLQSLMTRRVGEDEQGQLQGANMSVASIAGVMSPLFFGWVYSFSVGDGAIGTRLWIAETLAFASDGVQRAAVRLLTDPGLAFYLAAVALLLAALIGWWVGRQAERQESAAAGPAPMP, translated from the coding sequence ATGTCCGCCCTGTCCCGCCTCCGTTCCCACCGCGCCGCGCTCGCCTTCATCTTCGTGACGGCGGTGCTCGATATCGTGGCCATGGGGATCATCATTCCGGTGCTGCCCGGCTTGATCGAGGATTTCGTCGGCTCCAACGCCCAGGCGGGCATCATCAATGGCGTCTTCGTGGCTCTGTGGGCCGGGATGCAGTTCATCTGCTCGCCGATCATCGGCTCGTTGTCGGACCAGTACGGCCGGCGGCCTGTGATCCTGATCAGCTGCGCCGGCCTGGCGCTCGACTATGTGCTCATGGCCGTGGCACCGGACCTTTGGTGGCTGGCGCTGGGGCGGATCATCGCCGGCATCACCTCGTCCAGCTTCACCACCGTCTATGCCTATATGGCCGACATCACCGCCCCGGAGAAACGCGCCCGCGCCTATGGCCTGATCGGCGCGGCCTTCTCCGCCGGCTTCGTGCTGGGGCCGATTTTCGGCGGTTTCCTCGGCGAATTCGGGCCGCGGGTTCCGTTCTGGTTCGCCGCCGCCCTGTCGGCCGTGGCCTTCTTCTATGGCCTGCTGGTCCTGCCCGAGAGCCTGCCCGTCGAGAAGCGGATGGCGTTCGGCTGGAAGCGGGCCAATCCCGTCGGCGCGTTGATCCTGTTGAAGCGGCACACCGAGCTCAGCGGCCTCGCGGTCGTGAATTTCCTGCTCTATTTCGCCCACCACCTCTTCTCGGCGGTCTTCGTCCTGTACGCCGCCTACCGCTACAGCTGGGGCCCGCGCGAGGTCGGCCTGCTGCTGGCCCTTGTCGGCGTGCTGGACATGCTGGTGCAGGGGGTTCTGGTCGGGCCGGTTGTCAAACGGCTGGGCGACCGGATGACCATGGTCCTGGGCCTGGTCGGCGGCACGGTCGGCATCGCGGCCATGGGCTGGGCCCCGGATGGTCTGATGTTCATCCTCGCCATGCTGCCCAACGCCCTGTGGGGCCTGGCCATGCCGACCCTGCAATCCCTCATGACGCGCCGGGTCGGCGAGGACGAACAGGGCCAGCTCCAGGGCGCCAATATGAGCGTCGCCTCCATCGCCGGGGTCATGTCGCCGCTGTTCTTCGGCTGGGTCTATTCCTTCTCGGTGGGCGACGGCGCGATCGGCACGCGGCTGTGGATCGCGGAGACGCTGGCCTTCGCATCCGACGGGGTCCAGCGCGCCGCCGTGCGGCTCCTGACCGATCCGGGCCTGGCCTTCTATCTGGCCGCCGTCGCCCTGTTGCTGGCGGCGCTGATCGGCTGGTGGGTGGGCCGTCAGGCCGAGCGTCAGGAATCGGCAGCCGCCGGGCCGGCTCCGATGCCTTGA
- a CDS encoding VOC family protein — translation MTNFLQVTPFLHVADLQKALDFFTDILGFTVPFRQPGYAYIHRETVGFRLLQAEDGEATPGHRRFAYYIDVRDVDALYAELKPKLDTLPPGDVHGPADKPYGQRELLVLAPDGELICFGMAIAQAEVAKA, via the coding sequence ATGACCAACTTCCTTCAGGTGACGCCGTTCCTGCACGTCGCGGACCTGCAGAAGGCGCTGGACTTCTTCACCGACATCCTCGGCTTCACCGTGCCTTTCCGGCAGCCGGGCTACGCCTACATCCATCGCGAGACGGTCGGATTTCGTCTGTTACAGGCGGAGGACGGCGAGGCGACGCCGGGCCATCGGCGTTTCGCCTACTATATCGACGTGCGCGACGTGGACGCCCTTTACGCCGAGCTGAAGCCGAAGCTCGACACCCTGCCCCCCGGCGACGTGCACGGTCCGGCGGACAAGCCCTATGGCCAGCGCGAACTGCTGGTCCTCGCTCCCGACGGGGAGTTGATCTGCTTCGGCATGGCCATCGCGCAAGCCGAGGTTGCGAAAGCTTAA
- a CDS encoding ABC transporter ATP-binding protein, giving the protein MTAVIETRGLTKTYGTVRALDGLDLSIPRGGVYGVLGPNGAGKSTLFRILLGLIRPTEGSAAVMGGAVGQVASMRRMGSMIETPRFPPYMTARQVLRWLALEHGVGAEVDIPGWLERVGLTEAADRKVKGFSVGMLQRLGVAAALMSKPELVILDEPTSGMDPPGIQEMRALIRSLADNDGVTVVLASHQLQEVQRICDRVAIMHKGRLVREGAVSELTASGEQLRLSVKPAEQVLSILGARGSRDGAGVLANVPRAEGPSLIRALVEAGIEIDEARWVGADLESVFFTETGSVRAPEAPHAG; this is encoded by the coding sequence ATGACAGCCGTGATCGAAACGCGTGGGCTCACCAAGACCTACGGAACCGTCCGCGCCCTCGACGGGCTGGATCTCTCCATACCGCGAGGCGGGGTGTATGGCGTGCTGGGGCCCAACGGGGCCGGCAAGTCGACCCTGTTCCGCATCCTGCTGGGCCTGATCCGGCCCACGGAAGGATCGGCGGCGGTGATGGGCGGGGCTGTGGGCCAGGTCGCGTCCATGCGGCGCATGGGCTCGATGATCGAGACGCCGCGCTTCCCGCCCTACATGACCGCGCGCCAGGTGCTGCGCTGGCTGGCGCTGGAACACGGCGTGGGTGCCGAGGTGGACATTCCCGGCTGGCTGGAACGCGTCGGCCTGACCGAAGCCGCCGACCGCAAGGTCAAGGGCTTCTCGGTCGGCATGCTGCAAAGGCTGGGCGTCGCCGCCGCGCTGATGAGCAAGCCGGAGCTGGTAATTCTGGATGAACCCACCAGCGGCATGGACCCGCCCGGCATCCAGGAGATGCGCGCCCTGATCCGGTCGCTCGCCGACAACGACGGCGTGACCGTGGTCCTGGCCAGCCATCAGTTGCAGGAGGTGCAACGCATCTGCGACCGCGTGGCGATCATGCACAAGGGGCGGCTGGTGCGCGAAGGCGCGGTCAGCGAGCTGACGGCGTCCGGCGAGCAACTGCGCCTGTCGGTGAAGCCTGCCGAGCAGGTCCTCAGCATCCTCGGTGCCCGCGGTTCGCGGGACGGTGCCGGCGTGCTGGCCAACGTCCCCCGCGCCGAGGGCCCCTCCCTGATCCGCGCGCTCGTGGAAGCAGGGATCGAGATCGACGAGGCCCGCTGGGTTGGTGCCGATCTGGAAAGCGTCTTCTTCACCGAAACCGGCTCTGTCCGCGCCCCGGAGGCCCCCCATGCTGGCTGA
- a CDS encoding DUF4180 domain-containing protein, with product MSDEIRKVAGCAVLLCTPDGPRLSSEADALDLVGSLWGQEVDCLALPTARLSEDFLKLRTGLAGAVILKFVNYRVRLAIVGDVSAETAASDALRDFVRESNAGDRVWFVPDLAAFETRLAARG from the coding sequence ATGAGCGACGAGATCAGGAAAGTGGCCGGGTGCGCCGTGCTGCTGTGCACGCCAGACGGGCCGCGTCTTTCCAGCGAGGCTGACGCTCTCGATCTGGTGGGCAGCCTCTGGGGACAGGAGGTCGACTGTCTGGCTCTGCCCACGGCCCGGCTGAGCGAAGACTTTCTCAAGTTGAGAACCGGGCTGGCCGGCGCGGTGATCCTGAAATTCGTCAACTACCGCGTTCGGTTGGCGATCGTCGGAGACGTATCGGCCGAGACGGCGGCAAGCGACGCCCTTCGAGACTTCGTGCGCGAGTCCAACGCCGGCGACCGGGTCTGGTTCGTGCCGGATCTGGCTGCGTTTGAGACCCGCCTCGCTGCGCGGGGCTGA
- the rplQ gene encoding 50S ribosomal protein L17, translating into MRHGAAYRKLGRTSAHRTAMFANMAASLIKHEQITTTLPKAKELRPFVEKLVTLAKKGDLHARRQAISHVRDVPQVGKLFETIGPRYADRNGGYIRIMKAGYRHGDNAAMAVIEFVDRDTAAKGLDSGPVYAIEGDEEA; encoded by the coding sequence ATGCGCCACGGCGCCGCCTATCGCAAGCTCGGTCGTACGAGCGCACACCGGACCGCCATGTTCGCCAACATGGCTGCGTCGCTGATCAAGCATGAGCAGATCACGACCACGCTTCCCAAGGCGAAGGAACTGCGTCCCTTCGTCGAGAAGCTGGTCACGCTCGCCAAGAAAGGCGATCTGCACGCGCGTCGTCAGGCCATCAGCCACGTCCGTGACGTGCCGCAGGTGGGCAAGCTGTTCGAAACGATCGGCCCGCGCTACGCCGACCGTAACGGCGGCTACATCCGCATCATGAAGGCCGGCTACCGTCACGGCGACAACGCCGCGATGGCCGTGATCGAGTTCGTCGATCGCGACACCGCCGCCAAGGGCCTGGACTCGGGTCCGGTCTATGCGATCGAGGGCGACGAAGAAGCGTAA
- a CDS encoding DNA-directed RNA polymerase subunit alpha, which translates to MIERNWQELIRPEKPQIEASSDPQRKSRLVAEPLERGFGVTLGNALRRVLLSSLQGAAVTAIQIDGVVHEFSSLEGVREDVVDIVLNIKQLALRMHAEGPKRMTLRATGPGAVTAGQIDVPADIEVLNPDHVICTLDEGASVRMELTVQNGKGYVASELNRPEDAPIGLIAVDALYSPVKRVAYRVEPTRQGQSLDYDKLILEVETNGAVSPVDAVAYASRILQDQLQIFITFDEPKKAVEAIDGKPDLPFNPALLKKVDELELSVRSANCLKNDNIVYIGDLIQKTEGEMLRTPNFGRKSLNEIKEVLATMGLSLGMDVPNWPPENIEDLAKKFDDQI; encoded by the coding sequence ATGATCGAACGTAACTGGCAAGAGCTGATCCGTCCCGAGAAGCCGCAGATCGAGGCGAGCTCCGACCCGCAGCGCAAGTCGCGCCTGGTTGCTGAGCCCCTGGAACGCGGCTTCGGCGTGACGCTCGGCAATGCCCTGCGTCGCGTTCTCCTGTCGTCGCTGCAAGGCGCCGCCGTGACCGCGATCCAGATCGACGGCGTCGTCCACGAATTCTCCTCGCTGGAAGGCGTGCGGGAAGACGTCGTCGACATCGTGCTGAACATCAAGCAACTGGCGCTGCGCATGCACGCTGAAGGCCCCAAGCGCATGACCCTGCGCGCCACGGGCCCCGGTGCCGTCACGGCCGGCCAGATCGACGTCCCCGCGGACATCGAGGTGCTGAACCCCGACCACGTGATCTGCACGCTGGACGAGGGCGCTTCGGTGCGCATGGAACTGACCGTCCAGAACGGCAAGGGCTATGTCGCCTCCGAGCTGAACCGTCCGGAAGACGCGCCGATCGGCCTGATCGCCGTCGACGCCCTGTATTCGCCGGTCAAGCGCGTCGCCTATCGCGTCGAGCCCACCCGTCAGGGCCAGTCGCTGGACTATGACAAGCTGATCCTCGAGGTCGAAACCAACGGCGCTGTTTCGCCGGTGGACGCCGTGGCCTACGCCTCGCGCATCCTCCAGGACCAGCTCCAGATCTTCATCACCTTCGACGAGCCCAAGAAGGCCGTGGAAGCCATCGACGGCAAGCCGGACCTGCCCTTCAACCCGGCCCTGCTGAAGAAGGTGGACGAGCTGGAACTGTCGGTGCGTTCCGCCAACTGCCTGAAGAACGACAACATCGTCTACATCGGCGACCTGATCCAGAAGACCGAGGGCGAAATGCTTCGCACCCCGAACTTCGGCCGCAAGTCGCTGAACGAGATCAAGGAAGTTCTCGCGACGATGGGCCTCTCGCTCGGCATGGATGTGCCGAACTGGCCGCCCGAAAACATCGAAGACTTGGCCAAGAAGTTCGACGACCAGATCTAG
- the rpsK gene encoding 30S ribosomal protein S11, with protein sequence MAKEPGRVKKRERKNITSGVAHVNASFNNTMITITDAQGNAISWSSAGHMGFKGSRKSTPYAAQMAAEDAGKKAQEHGVKTLEVNVSGPGSGRESALRALQSVGLTITTIRDVTPMPHNGCRPPKRRRV encoded by the coding sequence ATGGCCAAGGAACCGGGTCGCGTAAAGAAGCGCGAGCGCAAGAACATCACCTCGGGCGTCGCCCACGTGAATGCGTCCTTCAACAACACCATGATCACGATCACCGATGCCCAGGGCAACGCGATCTCGTGGTCGTCGGCCGGACACATGGGCTTCAAGGGTTCGCGCAAATCGACCCCGTACGCCGCCCAGATGGCCGCCGAAGACGCGGGCAAGAAGGCCCAGGAACACGGCGTCAAGACGCTGGAAGTCAACGTCTCGGGTCCCGGCTCCGGCCGTGAGTCGGCCCTGCGTGCCCTGCAGTCGGTCGGCCTGACCATCACCACCATCCGCGACGTCACGCCGATGCCGCACAACGGTTGCCGTCCGCCCAAGCGCCGCCGCGTCTAA
- the rpsM gene encoding 30S ribosomal protein S13, which produces MARIAGVNIPTNKRVEIALQYIHGIGAHAAKEITSKVGIESARRVNQLTDAEVLQIRETIDRDHTVEGDLRRETSMNIKRLMDLACYRGLRHRKGLPVRGQRTHTNARTRKGPAKPIAGKKK; this is translated from the coding sequence GTGGCCCGTATCGCTGGTGTCAACATCCCGACCAACAAGCGCGTAGAGATCGCGCTGCAGTACATCCATGGCATCGGCGCCCACGCCGCCAAGGAAATCACCTCGAAGGTCGGTATCGAATCCGCCCGTCGGGTGAACCAGCTGACCGACGCTGAGGTGCTGCAGATCCGCGAGACCATCGACCGCGATCACACCGTCGAGGGCGATCTGCGCCGCGAGACGTCCATGAACATCAAGCGTCTGATGGACCTGGCCTGCTACCGCGGCCTGCGTCACCGCAAGGGCCTGCCGGTCCGCGGCCAGCGCACCCACACCAACGCCCGCACCCGCAAGGGTCCCGCCAAGCCGATCGCCGGCAAGAAGAAGTAA
- a CDS encoding energy transducer TonB produces MTRDRLRKLGFVVGVTAAHLGVFSIMARADAPVPLPDPAPPISVFLFRPPPPPPPAAPAMTQGGGAPAAPSRIHVTPRPADKARELPAPPVQAPEPALVVGVAAVAGPTPGMGQGGTGTGSGTGEGDGDGPGSGGTGPMILRPATSAEIQSVAPPRVRGVRRPPGRVVVNCVIRIDQRLDDCRIIEESPRGFGFGEQALRATAFFRYRPPMTASGRPVEGQRVTTFVNLGR; encoded by the coding sequence TTGACCAGGGACCGGCTGCGCAAGCTGGGCTTCGTCGTGGGCGTCACCGCGGCGCATCTGGGCGTGTTCAGCATCATGGCCCGCGCCGACGCGCCGGTCCCGCTGCCCGATCCAGCGCCCCCGATCAGCGTCTTCCTGTTCCGGCCACCGCCACCGCCACCGCCCGCAGCCCCTGCGATGACGCAGGGCGGGGGCGCGCCGGCGGCCCCCTCACGCATCCACGTGACGCCCAGACCGGCGGACAAGGCACGTGAGCTGCCTGCGCCGCCCGTTCAGGCCCCCGAGCCGGCGCTGGTCGTCGGCGTGGCTGCGGTCGCCGGCCCGACGCCGGGCATGGGGCAGGGCGGTACGGGCACCGGCAGCGGCACAGGCGAGGGCGACGGGGACGGACCGGGTTCAGGCGGAACCGGACCGATGATCCTGCGCCCGGCCACCTCGGCCGAGATCCAGTCGGTCGCGCCGCCGCGGGTCCGCGGTGTGCGCCGCCCGCCGGGCCGGGTCGTGGTCAATTGCGTCATCCGCATCGATCAGCGCCTGGACGACTGCCGCATCATCGAGGAAAGCCCGCGCGGCTTCGGTTTCGGCGAGCAGGCGCTGCGGGCGACCGCCTTTTTCCGTTATCGCCCGCCGATGACCGCCTCCGGCCGACCGGTCGAAGGGCAGAGGGTCACCACCTTCGTCAATCTGGGGCGTTGA
- a CDS encoding adenylate kinase: protein MNLILFGPPAAGKGTQAKRLVEARGMVQLSTGDMLREAIASGSELGRECQAIMSRGELVSDAIVIALIEARLKEAGDAGGAIFDGFPRTVAQAVALDAMLAKLGKQIDHVIRLKVDDAALLDRVAVRFADQGRPDDNPESFKVRLDAYNRNTAPLLPYYADKGLLSEIDGMGAIATVAAAIDAVLDGPAA, encoded by the coding sequence ATGAACCTGATCCTGTTCGGACCGCCGGCGGCGGGCAAGGGCACCCAGGCCAAGCGTCTGGTCGAGGCTCGCGGCATGGTCCAGCTTTCGACCGGCGACATGCTGCGCGAGGCCATCGCCTCGGGCTCCGAGCTCGGGCGTGAGTGCCAGGCCATCATGTCGCGTGGCGAACTGGTGTCCGACGCCATCGTCATCGCCCTGATCGAAGCCCGGCTGAAAGAGGCCGGGGACGCCGGCGGGGCCATCTTCGACGGCTTCCCGCGCACCGTGGCCCAGGCTGTGGCCCTCGACGCCATGCTGGCCAAGCTGGGCAAGCAGATCGACCATGTGATCCGGCTCAAGGTCGATGACGCCGCCCTGCTGGATCGGGTCGCCGTCCGCTTCGCCGACCAGGGCCGCCCGGACGACAATCCGGAGAGCTTCAAGGTCCGGCTCGACGCCTACAACCGCAACACCGCGCCGCTGCTGCCCTACTATGCCGACAAGGGCCTGCTCAGCGAGATCGACGGCATGGGGGCCATCGCCACCGTCGCCGCCGCCATCGACGCGGTGCTGGACGGCCCGGCCGCCTGA
- the secY gene encoding preprotein translocase subunit SecY — protein sequence MASAAEQLAANMNMGSFAKATELHKRLLFTLLALLIYRIGTYVPVPGINSEAFLAFFQNPDSQRGVLDMVNMFSGGAVERFAVFALNVMPYISASIIVQLMGAVYPPWEKLKKEGGESGRKQLNQYTRYLTVVLALFQSTGIAFGLNAQPNLIDTPGLFFIISTVTVLTGGTMFLMWLGEQVTARGVGNGISLIIFAGIVAVLPGTVARMFGLAQQGQMSPFTLLFISVMMIAVVVFIVFMERAQRRLLIQYPKRQEGNRMAGGERSFLPLKVNTAGVIPPIFASSLLMLPTTVAQMTANADLPSWMDWLPLVTAQMQHGQPIFMLLYGALIIFFCFFYTSITFNPEDTAENLRKYGGFLPGIRPGKRTAEYLDYVLTRLTVIGAAYITAVCLLPEMVIANFGSGLAFGGTSILIVVSVTMDTVAQIQSQLLAHQYEGLIKKAKLRGRGKPSGKGVTAPARR from the coding sequence ATGGCTTCGGCCGCCGAACAACTCGCAGCAAACATGAACATGGGCTCGTTCGCCAAGGCGACCGAGCTGCATAAACGTCTGCTGTTCACGCTCCTGGCGCTGCTGATCTACCGCATCGGCACCTATGTGCCGGTTCCCGGGATCAACTCGGAGGCCTTCCTGGCCTTCTTCCAGAATCCGGACAGCCAGCGCGGCGTCCTGGACATGGTCAACATGTTCTCGGGCGGCGCCGTTGAGCGGTTCGCCGTCTTCGCCCTGAACGTGATGCCCTATATTTCGGCGTCGATCATCGTCCAGCTCATGGGCGCGGTCTATCCGCCCTGGGAGAAGCTGAAGAAGGAAGGCGGCGAAAGCGGCCGCAAGCAGCTGAACCAGTACACCCGCTATCTGACCGTGGTGCTGGCCCTGTTCCAGTCGACGGGCATCGCCTTCGGCCTGAACGCCCAGCCCAATCTGATCGACACCCCGGGCCTGTTCTTCATCATCTCGACGGTCACCGTTCTGACCGGCGGCACCATGTTCCTGATGTGGCTCGGTGAGCAGGTGACGGCGCGCGGCGTCGGCAACGGTATCTCCCTGATCATTTTCGCCGGCATCGTCGCCGTCCTGCCGGGCACCGTCGCCCGTATGTTCGGCCTGGCCCAGCAGGGTCAGATGTCGCCCTTCACCCTGCTGTTCATCTCCGTGATGATGATCGCGGTCGTGGTCTTCATCGTCTTCATGGAACGCGCCCAGCGTCGGCTCCTGATCCAGTATCCCAAGCGCCAGGAAGGCAACCGGATGGCGGGGGGCGAGCGTTCGTTCCTGCCGCTGAAGGTCAACACCGCCGGCGTCATCCCGCCGATCTTTGCCTCGTCGCTGCTGATGCTGCCGACCACGGTCGCGCAGATGACCGCCAATGCGGACCTGCCGTCCTGGATGGACTGGCTGCCGCTGGTGACCGCCCAGATGCAGCACGGCCAGCCGATCTTCATGCTGCTGTACGGTGCGCTGATCATCTTCTTCTGCTTCTTCTACACCTCGATCACCTTCAACCCCGAGGACACGGCCGAGAACCTGCGGAAATACGGCGGCTTCCTGCCGGGCATCCGTCCGGGCAAGCGGACGGCGGAATATCTGGACTATGTCCTGACCCGTCTGACCGTGATCGGTGCCGCCTACATCACCGCGGTCTGCCTGCTGCCGGAAATGGTCATCGCCAACTTCGGGTCGGGCCTCGCCTTCGGCGGCACCTCGATCCTGATCGTGGTCTCGGTGACCATGGACACCGTGGCGCAGATCCAGTCCCAGCTGCTGGCGCACCAGTACGAAGGCCTGATCAAGAAGGCCAAGCTGCGCGGTCGCGGCAAGCCCTCCGGCAAGGGCGTCACCGCCCCCGCCCGGCGCTAG
- the rpmD gene encoding 50S ribosomal protein L30 — MAKTESKATVTVRQTGSPIRRKSDQRATLSGLGLNRMGRESTLEDTPSVRGMIAKVAHLTEIVEK; from the coding sequence ATGGCCAAGACCGAATCCAAAGCCACCGTCACCGTCCGCCAGACCGGCAGCCCGATCCGTCGCAAGTCGGACCAGCGCGCCACCCTGTCGGGCCTGGGTCTCAACCGCATGGGCCGCGAGTCCACGCTGGAAGACACTCCTTCGGTTCGCGGCATGATCGCCAAGGTCGCCCATCTGACCGAGATCGTCGAAAAGTAA
- the rpsE gene encoding 30S ribosomal protein S5 translates to MAQTPQRGGGGNDRNRRDNRNAPVDGPDSDIVEKLVHINRVAATVKGGRRFSFAALMVVGDGKGRVGFGHGKAREVPEAIRKATEEAKKTMIRVPLRENRTLHHDGNGRWGAGKIMMRAAPPGTGVIAGGPMRAVLETLGVQDVVGKSTGSSNPYNMIRATFEALKVQSSPRQVASKRGKKVADLMGRRNDGASAPEAAPEAQEA, encoded by the coding sequence ATGGCGCAAACACCCCAACGCGGCGGCGGCGGCAACGATCGCAACCGTCGTGACAACCGCAACGCTCCCGTCGACGGTCCGGATTCGGACATCGTCGAGAAGCTGGTTCACATCAACCGTGTCGCCGCCACCGTCAAAGGCGGTCGCCGGTTCTCGTTCGCGGCCCTGATGGTCGTCGGCGACGGCAAGGGCCGCGTCGGCTTCGGTCACGGCAAGGCGCGCGAAGTGCCGGAAGCCATCCGCAAGGCGACTGAAGAAGCCAAGAAGACCATGATCCGCGTTCCGCTTCGCGAGAACCGCACCCTGCACCACGACGGCAACGGCCGTTGGGGCGCCGGCAAGATCATGATGCGCGCTGCCCCTCCCGGGACCGGCGTCATCGCGGGCGGTCCGATGCGCGCCGTGCTCGAAACCCTCGGCGTCCAGGACGTCGTGGGCAAGTCGACCGGTTCGTCGAACCCCTACAACATGATCCGCGCCACGTTCGAGGCCCTCAAGGTCCAGTCGTCGCCCCGTCAGGTCGCGTCCAAGCGCGGCAAGAAGGTCGCCGATCTGATGGGTCGTCGCAACGACGGCGCCTCGGCTCCGGAAGCGGCGCCTGAAGCCCAGGAAGCCTGA
- the rplR gene encoding 50S ribosomal protein L18, which translates to MALSLRQQAQRRTERTRRRLKAVANGRLRLSVHRSDKNISAQIIDDLNGVTIAAASSLEGEKGKKAKGSDVAAAALIGKLIAERAIEKGVKDVVFDRGGYIYHGRVKALAEAAREAGLNF; encoded by the coding sequence ATGGCTCTCTCTCTTCGACAACAAGCCCAGCGCCGCACCGAGCGCACTCGCCGCCGCCTGAAGGCTGTCGCCAACGGACGCCTGCGTCTGTCGGTGCACCGTTCGGACAAGAACATCTCGGCCCAGATCATCGACGACCTGAACGGCGTCACGATCGCCGCTGCTTCCTCGCTGGAAGGCGAGAAGGGCAAGAAGGCCAAGGGTTCCGACGTGGCGGCCGCCGCCCTGATCGGCAAACTGATCGCCGAACGCGCCATCGAGAAGGGCGTCAAGGACGTCGTCTTCGATCGCGGCGGTTACATCTATCACGGACGGGTGAAGGCGCTGGCGGAAGCCGCGCGTGAAGCCGGCCTGAATTTCTAA
- the rplF gene encoding 50S ribosomal protein L6 — translation MSRIGKRTIEVPKGVTVTLDGQTVSVKGPKGERSWTVADEIEVNQGDDGLNLTMREDNQRSRAMWGLSRTLVDNMVVGVTTGFEKSLDLVGVGYRAAMKGNALSLQLGFSHEVDIQPPAGVTFAVPKQTEIKISGADKQAVGQIAAVIRKLRPPEPYKGKGVRYTGEKVRRKEGKKK, via the coding sequence ATGTCCCGTATCGGAAAACGCACCATTGAAGTGCCGAAGGGCGTGACCGTCACGCTCGACGGCCAGACGGTCTCGGTGAAGGGTCCCAAGGGCGAACGCTCCTGGACCGTCGCCGACGAGATCGAAGTCAACCAGGGCGACGACGGCCTGAACCTGACCATGCGCGAAGACAACCAGCGTTCGCGGGCCATGTGGGGCCTCTCGCGCACCCTGGTCGACAACATGGTCGTCGGCGTCACCACGGGCTTTGAAAAGAGCCTGGACCTGGTCGGCGTCGGTTACCGCGCCGCGATGAAGGGCAACGCCCTGTCGCTGCAGCTCGGTTTCTCGCACGAAGTCGACATCCAGCCGCCTGCCGGCGTCACCTTCGCGGTGCCCAAGCAGACGGAAATCAAGATCTCCGGTGCTGACAAGCAGGCCGTGGGTCAGATCGCCGCCGTCATCCGCAAGCTGCGTCCGCCGGAGCCCTACAAGGGCAAGGGCGTCCGCTACACGGGCGAAAAGGTCCGGCGCAAGGAAGGCAAGAAGAAGTAG
- the rpsH gene encoding 30S ribosomal protein S8 has translation MMINDPLSDMIARIRNAHMRKRSKVLTPASRLRQRVLDVLQDEGYIRGYSLVQNPGEFPQFEIELKYFDGQPVIAEIARVSKPGRRVYSAISDLKPIKNGLGISILSTSKGVMSDTAAREAKVGGEVLCRVY, from the coding sequence ATGATGATCAACGATCCCCTGAGCGACATGATCGCCCGCATCCGGAACGCGCACATGCGCAAGCGTTCCAAGGTGCTCACCCCGGCTTCCCGCCTGCGCCAGCGCGTCCTCGACGTGCTGCAGGACGAGGGCTACATCCGCGGCTATTCGCTGGTTCAGAACCCCGGCGAGTTCCCGCAGTTCGAGATCGAGCTGAAATACTTCGACGGCCAGCCGGTCATCGCCGAGATCGCCCGCGTGTCCAAGCCGGGCCGCCGCGTCTACTCCGCGATCTCCGATCTGAAGCCGATCAAGAACGGCCTCGGCATCTCGATCCTCTCCACGTCCAAGGGCGTCATGTCGGACACCGCGGCTCGCGAAGCCAAGGTGGGCGGCGAAGTCCTCTGCAGGGTCTACTAA